A region from the Onthophagus taurus isolate NC chromosome 8, IU_Otau_3.0, whole genome shotgun sequence genome encodes:
- the LOC139431044 gene encoding uncharacterized protein: MAARIGLTVIISTFRRTGSGETIPDVTLASENMAGRILDWSVLEEYTGSDHQYIKFHIADQHARLSMPKSTIIRWNIAKLNVKAFTEAIENGKAEALKMRDGAELVTSLTMSLVRQACDLSMPGKRPSTVNKKSAYWWMAEIAKLRKQCNQQRRKLTRVRRRDHLNALNDSSELKAAKKELKRAIAKSKHQKWEKFRDDINRDPWGLGYKLVMKKRRKIFSPTVLTNEETSTIVADLFPECNENVTRTSEEVTDLPVITEPELLAAAKRSKIERPLVPTGSPLKF, encoded by the coding sequence ATGGCCGCTAGAATAGGCTTGACAGTTATTATCTCCACATTTAGGAGAACCGGGTCTGGCGAAACCATTCCGGACGTCACATTGGCGTCCGAAAACATGGCGGGTCGTATACTTGACTGGTCGGTCCTTGAAGAATACACAGGAAGTGACCaccaatatataaaatttcatattgCTGATCAGCACGCAAGGCTATCCATGCCTAAAAGTACTATTATACGATGGAATATTGCCAAGCTAAATGTTAAAGCGTTTACGGAGGCCATAGAAAACGGTAAGGCGGAAGCCTTAAAAATGCGCGATGGGGCGGAACTCGTAACTTCCCTTACAATGTCCTTAGTCCGACAAGCGTGCGACCTTAGCATGCCAGGTAAGAGGCCGTCTACGGTCAACAAAAAATCGGCATACTGGTGGATGGCCGAGATAGCCAAGTTAAGAAAACAATGTAACCAACAACGGAGGAAACTGACAAGGGTTAGACGGCGAGACCACCTTAACGCACTAAACGACTCTTCCGAACTCAAAGCCGCTAAAAAGGAATTAAAGCGAGCTATTGCAAAGAGTAAACACCAGAAATGGGAAAAGTTCCGGGATGATATTAACCGCGACCCATGGGGACTCGGGTATAAGCTGGTCATGAAGAAACGGAGAAAGATCTTCTCCCCAACAGTACTTACAAACGAGGAAACGTCGACCATTGTTGCCGACTTGTTCCCGGAGTGCAACGAAAACGTGACTCGCACCTCTGAAGAAGTTACCGACCTTCCCGTAATAACAGAACCCGAACTCCTAGCGGCGGCAAAGCGCTCAAAAATAGAAAGGCCCCTGGTCCCGACGGGGTCCCCTCTAAAGTTCTAA
- the LOC139431045 gene encoding piggyBac transposable element-derived protein 4-like, with the protein MDKWFTGIDIMEKMLPDHRLTAVGTIRKNKKQIPYAFIQPKNRDIHSTLVDFSEKITILSHIPKKNKCVLLASSFHHDDLVDDTEKKKPDMIHFYNQTKGGVDSVDQLCEGKMH; encoded by the exons ATGGACAAGTGGTTCACTGGAATTGATATAATGGAAAAGATGTTGCCAGATCATCGTCTGACAGCTGTTGGAACTAttcgaaaaaacaaaaaacagatACCTTATGCTTTCATACAACCTAAAAATAGAGATATACATTCCACTCTCGttgatttttcagaaaaaatcACCATCTTATCACATATTcctaagaaaaataaatgtgttcTATTGGCGTCAAGTTTCCATCATGATGACTTGGTTgatgatacagaaaaaaagaaacctgACATGATTCACTTTTACAATCAAACCAAAGGTGGAGTGGATTCAGTTGACCAGTTATGTG AGGGGAAAATGCATTAA